Proteins from a genomic interval of Methanoplanus endosymbiosus:
- a CDS encoding glycosyltransferase, with the protein MAIVVPCYNESENIPRITKKIFELKREGVLIGIDFVFVNDGSKDDSLDLIKNYSSEYEWFRFCNHEVNRGFAHALKTGREYAIRDGYNIIGQIDCDLTHPLEMIGGMKDELALCDMVIASRYVGDGGMKNVPLQRVLLSRTAQIFFRTVFRIRTKDATSGFRLCRKEIFEKIDLEIDTFAVQLELTIKAERNKFRISEVPFVLVNRRFGSSKFNLNQFLVYISSVIKLIF; encoded by the coding sequence GTGGCTATTGTTGTGCCCTGCTATAATGAAAGTGAAAATATTCCAAGAATAACCAAAAAAATTTTCGAATTAAAGAGAGAAGGAGTTCTTATTGGGATTGATTTTGTTTTTGTAAATGACGGAAGCAAAGATGACAGTCTTGATCTGATTAAAAATTACTCTTCAGAATATGAATGGTTCAGATTCTGCAACCATGAGGTAAACCGGGGTTTTGCCCATGCGCTTAAAACCGGAAGAGAGTATGCAATAAGAGATGGTTATAATATAATTGGACAGATTGACTGTGATCTGACTCATCCCCTTGAAATGATTGGTGGTATGAAAGATGAACTTGCCCTGTGCGATATGGTGATTGCAAGCCGATATGTAGGTGATGGGGGAATGAAAAATGTACCATTACAGAGAGTATTGTTAAGTCGCACTGCACAGATATTTTTCAGGACTGTTTTCAGGATAAGAACAAAGGATGCAACAAGTGGATTCAGACTTTGCAGAAAGGAGATATTTGAGAAGATAGATCTTGAAATAGATACTTTTGCAGTACAGCTTGAACTGACAATAAAAGCTGAGAGAAATAAATTTAGAATTTCTGAAGTTCCTTTTGTCCTAGTAAACAGAAGGTTCGGATCTTCGAAATTTAATTTAAATCAGTTTCTTGTTTATATCAGTTCAGTAATTAAATTAATATTCTGA
- a CDS encoding FmdE family protein encodes MEITIKPYEDAIKFHGHNCPGLAIGYRASEIAMKELLSDRAEDEELVCIAENDACSVDGVQFVTGCTMGKGNLIFRDYGKQVYTFILRDSSDAVRIVLKDTSSMDKIDPEAMKARANVFAGNATPAETAAFDRARLKLIDIYLTSPAEEIFEIKHIKPEIPERARIFSSVKCSSCGETVSESRARVQDGKIVCIPCYDEYLGINR; translated from the coding sequence ATGGAAATCACAATAAAACCATACGAAGATGCAATAAAATTCCACGGTCACAACTGCCCCGGCCTTGCAATAGGCTACCGCGCCTCAGAGATCGCAATGAAAGAACTCCTTTCTGACAGAGCAGAAGACGAAGAACTCGTCTGCATTGCAGAAAATGACGCATGCAGCGTTGACGGAGTGCAGTTCGTCACCGGATGCACAATGGGAAAGGGAAATCTCATATTCAGGGATTACGGCAAACAGGTCTATACATTTATCTTAAGAGACAGCAGCGATGCAGTAAGAATCGTCCTGAAAGATACGTCATCAATGGATAAGATCGATCCCGAAGCGATGAAAGCACGGGCAAATGTCTTTGCCGGAAATGCAACTCCCGCCGAAACCGCAGCATTTGACAGAGCAAGACTGAAACTGATTGACATCTACCTCACATCACCCGCAGAGGAAATATTTGAAATTAAACATATTAAACCGGAAATCCCGGAGAGGGCAAGAATATTCAGCTCAGTTAAATGCAGTTCATGCGGTGAGACAGTATCCGAATCAAGGGCCAGAGTTCAGGATGGAAAAATAGTATGTATCCCCTGCTATGACGAATACCTCGGAATAAACAGATAA
- the tsaA gene encoding tRNA (N6-threonylcarbamoyladenosine(37)-N6)-methyltransferase TrmO — MDKYEVYPIGIVKSPYKNPGDAPRQGALKPDEEMEIEIYEKFREGLGTFEGTTHLIVLLWFDKADREIMSGTPPGAKKSKPVFTIRSPHRPNPVGFDIARIISVKDGIIKVSGLDALNNTPVIDIKPYVPSIDCIREAKGLNIK; from the coding sequence ATGGATAAATATGAAGTTTACCCCATAGGGATTGTAAAATCGCCGTACAAAAACCCCGGAGATGCGCCAAGGCAGGGCGCATTAAAACCGGACGAAGAGATGGAGATTGAGATTTATGAAAAATTCCGGGAAGGTCTTGGAACATTTGAAGGCACCACACACCTTATAGTCCTCCTCTGGTTTGATAAGGCTGACAGAGAGATCATGTCAGGCACACCTCCGGGAGCAAAAAAATCAAAACCTGTATTCACCATAAGGTCACCCCACAGGCCAAACCCAGTTGGTTTTGATATAGCGCGGATAATATCAGTAAAAGACGGTATAATCAAAGTTTCAGGACTTGACGCTCTCAATAACACTCCGGTAATAGACATAAAGCCCTACGTCCCCTCCATAGACTGTATCAGGGAAGCAAAAGGACTGAATATAAAATAA
- a CDS encoding iron ABC transporter substrate-binding protein, protein MKKLLKPATALAVLACLLLTFTCGCTGNASENTQNTVGTAESDTITITDSLGREVSVPKNPDRIVCSGPGCLRYLTYLQAQDKIVGVDDIEIKETMFDARPYSLANPQFKEYPLIGEFRGNDDPEKIVAADPQVIFKTFVTSASDADELSSKTGIPVVALNYGTLGVYRDDMDKTLRIMGEVTGQRERAEDLITFFDETTDDLNKRTENIPDEDKKTAYVGGIAYRGPHGFQSTEPAYPPFLFINALNVAGEMGTEHADVAKEKIVEWDPEIIFVDLSTLQTDPNAITELKDDPSYQQLSAVKSGEVYGVLPYNWYSINHGSEIADAYYTGKILYPETFSDIDPEAKADEIYTYLIGEPVFDEMDGEFDNKVFKKLDIE, encoded by the coding sequence ATGAAAAAATTATTAAAACCGGCTACAGCACTGGCAGTTCTTGCATGCCTTCTGCTTACATTTACCTGTGGATGCACCGGCAATGCTTCAGAAAACACACAAAATACAGTTGGAACAGCAGAAAGTGATACCATTACCATTACAGATTCACTCGGAAGAGAAGTAAGCGTTCCAAAAAATCCTGACAGGATAGTATGCTCAGGACCAGGATGCCTGAGATACCTTACATACCTTCAGGCACAGGATAAAATTGTCGGTGTGGATGACATTGAAATAAAGGAGACAATGTTTGATGCAAGGCCGTACTCACTTGCAAACCCTCAGTTTAAAGAATATCCTCTAATCGGAGAATTCAGGGGCAATGACGACCCTGAAAAGATTGTTGCAGCAGACCCCCAGGTCATCTTTAAAACATTTGTGACCTCTGCAAGCGATGCAGATGAGCTGTCATCAAAGACAGGAATACCTGTTGTTGCCCTCAACTACGGAACACTTGGAGTTTACAGGGACGATATGGACAAAACCCTGAGGATTATGGGTGAAGTTACAGGACAGAGAGAGAGAGCGGAAGATCTAATAACATTCTTTGATGAGACAACTGATGATCTCAATAAAAGAACTGAAAATATTCCGGATGAAGACAAAAAAACAGCCTATGTTGGCGGCATAGCATATCGCGGACCTCATGGCTTCCAGTCGACAGAACCTGCATACCCACCATTCCTATTCATAAATGCACTCAACGTTGCAGGAGAGATGGGAACAGAGCATGCAGATGTTGCTAAGGAGAAGATCGTTGAATGGGACCCTGAAATTATCTTTGTTGACCTCTCAACCCTCCAGACCGATCCAAATGCAATAACTGAGTTGAAAGACGACCCTTCCTACCAGCAGTTAAGTGCGGTTAAATCCGGAGAAGTGTACGGCGTGTTACCATACAACTGGTACTCCATAAACCATGGAAGTGAGATTGCAGATGCCTACTACACAGGAAAAATTCTCTACCCTGAGACATTCAGCGACATAGATCCTGAGGCAAAGGCAGATGAGATCTATACCTATCTCATAGGAGAACCGGTCTTTGATGAGATGGATGGTGAATTTGACAATAAAGTCTTTAAAAAACTGGATATAGAGTAA
- a CDS encoding class I SAM-dependent methyltransferase, whose translation MSEEVWENVWNREHIRSDYSLKYIDFIKEFESSLPEKLNIIEVGCGTGQTLEVFSDNNVTTGIDISKNALKQSKGRCNSQILGDMFYIPFKDCSFDLVYNSGVIEHFPDPQNSAAVREMGRITKKGGYVMIIVPNSYCIWYRAWKSLAYRVQKFEFGYEEDYSVKRLTSLIKDSCDDLEIERIFGLQALFPLATNKSEILPENFRKKLGRIEDFLPKKEYYGYAVGVIARKN comes from the coding sequence ATGTCTGAAGAAGTATGGGAAAATGTCTGGAATCGTGAACATATCAGAAGCGATTATAGTCTGAAATATATTGATTTCATAAAAGAATTTGAGTCTTCACTTCCGGAAAAACTGAATATAATTGAGGTAGGGTGCGGTACCGGACAGACTCTTGAAGTATTTTCTGATAATAATGTAACTACTGGCATTGATATCTCTAAAAACGCCTTAAAGCAGTCAAAAGGGAGATGTAACAGTCAAATACTTGGAGATATGTTTTATATCCCTTTTAAGGACTGTTCTTTTGATCTTGTTTATAATTCAGGTGTTATTGAACATTTCCCGGATCCTCAGAATTCTGCCGCTGTTCGTGAAATGGGGAGGATTACAAAGAAAGGGGGTTATGTCATGATTATTGTTCCGAATTCATATTGTATCTGGTACAGAGCATGGAAATCTCTTGCTTACAGGGTCCAAAAATTTGAATTCGGGTATGAAGAAGATTATTCTGTCAAAAGGCTGACCAGCCTTATAAAAGATTCATGTGATGATCTTGAAATTGAAAGAATATTTGGTCTTCAGGCACTTTTCCCGCTTGCTACCAATAAGAGTGAGATTCTTCCTGAGAATTTCAGAAAAAAATTAGGTCGAATAGAGGATTTCCTTCCTAAAAAAGAGTACTATGGTTATGCTGTTGGTGTAATAGCAAGGAAAAACTAA
- a CDS encoding glycosyltransferase family 39 protein: MGKKSGRKKKGEEVKNDNTVFIEEKYSINSYRDLNAKNIINGIRYNRFVQILTGLIIIGIILRLYNLSFNSLWLDEATTLNYARRSLFEIFESSIISEFHPPLFYWIEHLMLNFGETEFILRFWPAVFGILAIPIFYLIGCEIKNREVGIISALLITISPFAIFYSQDARSYTMTLFFFSLSLLCYLYALKEKNVKWWIIFGLTSALALWSHYYVIIGTGILMIHAIITNYKEFRNNKSSCKIFLIGLLSFLIISLPLIFVLYQRYLALSEKAPTSGILGISLISASFEYFSGYNWYIAVMFILLFLIGTLYLMRENLSYSILILGLIIVPLIFSVIISAKIPTNPRYLIYLLPVFYIGIGLSYVPLKNIIKNNKFIYVFMAFLILINIPFMATYYTGYSKNDWKGFSENLNGITENGDIIVVIPGYMVQPLNYYYSNSSDRTIELLASSHETLMDINKKYPEKTKYYIMTGDIMAADPSGGTLKWLQDNGNVLGQHMGIYLLKSNP; the protein is encoded by the coding sequence ATGGGGAAGAAATCAGGCAGGAAAAAGAAAGGTGAAGAAGTAAAGAATGATAATACTGTATTTATAGAAGAGAAATACAGTATAAATAGCTATAGAGACCTAAACGCAAAAAATATTATAAATGGAATCAGATATAATCGCTTCGTTCAGATACTAACTGGACTTATCATTATCGGAATTATACTTAGGTTATATAATCTAAGCTTTAATTCATTATGGCTGGATGAAGCAACAACACTTAATTATGCCAGAAGAAGTCTCTTTGAAATTTTTGAGTCATCAATTATCTCTGAATTCCACCCCCCTCTCTTTTATTGGATAGAACATCTTATGTTGAATTTTGGTGAAACTGAATTTATCCTCAGATTCTGGCCAGCAGTTTTTGGTATTTTGGCAATACCAATATTTTACCTTATTGGATGTGAGATCAAAAACAGAGAAGTAGGAATAATTAGCGCCCTGCTTATAACAATATCTCCATTTGCCATATTTTATTCGCAGGATGCACGCTCATATACAATGACTCTCTTCTTTTTTTCATTATCACTATTGTGCTATTTATATGCACTTAAAGAAAAAAATGTTAAATGGTGGATAATTTTTGGTCTTACATCTGCATTGGCTCTCTGGTCACATTACTATGTAATTATAGGCACCGGAATTTTGATGATTCACGCTATTATTACAAATTATAAAGAATTTAGAAATAATAAATCTTCATGTAAGATTTTTCTTATAGGCTTGCTATCATTTTTAATAATATCTCTTCCATTGATATTTGTTCTTTATCAGAGATATCTTGCACTATCCGAAAAAGCACCCACAAGTGGAATATTAGGCATTTCATTAATCAGTGCGTCATTCGAATACTTCTCAGGTTATAACTGGTATATTGCAGTAATGTTTATTCTTCTTTTTTTGATAGGGACGTTATATTTAATGAGAGAAAATTTAAGTTACTCCATTCTTATCTTAGGACTGATAATTGTCCCTCTGATATTTAGTGTGATAATATCTGCAAAAATTCCGACGAATCCCAGATATCTTATATACCTGCTTCCTGTTTTTTATATTGGAATAGGATTAAGTTATGTACCCTTAAAAAATATTATTAAAAACAATAAATTTATTTATGTATTTATGGCCTTTTTGATTTTGATAAACATACCATTTATGGCTACATACTATACAGGATATTCAAAAAATGACTGGAAAGGTTTTTCAGAAAACCTTAATGGTATAACTGAAAATGGAGATATTATTGTTGTAATACCAGGATATATGGTGCAGCCATTAAACTATTACTATTCAAACAGCTCGGACCGAACTATTGAACTATTAGCATCATCACATGAAACACTTATGGATATTAATAAAAAATATCCGGAGAAAACAAAGTATTACATAATGACCGGAGATATTATGGCTGCGGACCCTAGTGGAGGTACGTTAAAGTGGTTACAAGATAATGGAAATGTTTTAGGGCAACATATGGGTATTTACCTACTTAAATCCAACCCATAA
- a CDS encoding FecCD family ABC transporter permease, with amino-acid sequence MHLNGGKIPEEYKRYTGRKITYIIAGIVLLFILLIYSISVGAVGIPPLDVLETLLGITSSSKWQTIIWNIRLPQALTGIVAGAGLAVAGVAMQSILRNPLGSPFTLGISHAAAFGAAFSVIILGTGTMQSSGVNAVVLNNPYITTIIAFIFSMVATGIILLISKVRGASPEVMVLAGVAIGSLFTAGTMFLQYFADDVQLAAVVFWTFGDVGRADWGELAFMGILTIACSAYFIMNMWNYNAIDAGDETAKGLGVNVERIRLLGMVISSLLSAVIVSFLGVIGFVGLVCPHITRRIIGDDHRFLIPGTLVCGAILLLASDTAARLILAPHILPVAILTAFMGAPVFIYLLIRGHTN; translated from the coding sequence ATGCATCTTAACGGCGGAAAAATTCCGGAAGAATACAAAAGATACACAGGCAGAAAAATAACCTATATTATTGCAGGAATAGTTCTGCTCTTTATTCTTCTCATATATTCAATATCGGTCGGTGCAGTCGGAATACCTCCGCTTGATGTACTTGAAACTCTTCTTGGAATAACATCATCATCAAAGTGGCAGACAATAATATGGAATATAAGACTGCCTCAGGCTCTTACCGGAATTGTTGCCGGTGCAGGGCTTGCGGTTGCAGGCGTTGCAATGCAGTCAATTCTGAGAAACCCTCTCGGCTCACCCTTCACCCTCGGAATATCACACGCAGCAGCATTCGGGGCCGCATTCTCTGTAATAATCCTCGGTACCGGAACCATGCAGAGTTCCGGAGTGAATGCTGTAGTCCTGAACAATCCGTACATCACCACCATAATCGCATTTATCTTTTCAATGGTCGCAACCGGAATCATACTCCTGATATCTAAAGTCCGTGGTGCTTCACCCGAAGTCATGGTCCTTGCAGGTGTTGCAATAGGATCGCTCTTCACTGCCGGAACAATGTTTCTTCAGTACTTTGCAGACGATGTACAGCTTGCAGCAGTTGTATTCTGGACATTTGGTGATGTCGGCAGGGCTGACTGGGGTGAACTTGCATTTATGGGTATTTTAACAATAGCCTGCTCGGCTTACTTCATCATGAATATGTGGAATTATAATGCAATTGATGCCGGAGATGAGACTGCAAAGGGTCTTGGAGTAAATGTTGAGAGGATAAGGCTTCTTGGCATGGTAATATCATCCCTCCTCTCAGCAGTAATTGTATCATTCCTCGGAGTTATCGGATTTGTCGGACTTGTCTGCCCGCATATCACACGAAGGATTATCGGAGACGATCATAGATTCCTGATTCCGGGAACTCTCGTCTGCGGGGCTATACTCCTGCTGGCATCCGACACAGCAGCAAGGCTCATTCTTGCACCGCATATACTTCCGGTTGCGATTCTCACAGCATTCATGGGAGCACCGGTATTTATCTATCTTCTTATAAGGGGGCATACGAATTGA
- a CDS encoding peptidylprolyl isomerase, producing the protein MSKKVKFETNLGDIIITLYDDMPITAGNFEKLVSEGFYDGIIFHRVISGFMIQAGCPRGTGTGGPGYEIKDEFVKGHSNVKGTLSMANTGRPNTGGSQFFINLVNNNFLDWDNTSTPSKHPVFGEVSEGMDVVNKIAKLPTDRGDKPKKEAKIIKATLIEE; encoded by the coding sequence ATGTCAAAGAAAGTAAAATTTGAGACAAACCTCGGCGACATCATCATAACACTCTATGATGACATGCCAATTACAGCCGGAAATTTTGAGAAGCTTGTGTCTGAAGGATTTTATGACGGAATTATATTTCACAGGGTCATAAGCGGATTCATGATTCAGGCAGGATGTCCGAGGGGCACAGGAACCGGAGGTCCGGGTTACGAAATCAAAGATGAGTTTGTAAAAGGGCACTCCAATGTAAAAGGTACCCTTTCAATGGCAAACACAGGGCGGCCTAATACTGGTGGAAGCCAGTTCTTCATCAATCTTGTAAACAATAACTTCCTTGACTGGGATAACACTTCAACACCTTCCAAACATCCGGTATTCGGAGAGGTCTCAGAGGGTATGGATGTAGTAAATAAAATTGCCAAACTTCCGACTGACAGAGGCGACAAGCCAAAGAAAGAGGCTAAAATAATCAAGGCAACTCTTATTGAAGAATAA
- a CDS encoding cupin domain-containing protein yields the protein MLIKDIKDQKYFRSADGCILCELLHRKNEDFDLKAGYSIAHAVVPAYEKTVPHRLKESSEVYYILSGKGIMHIDGEEAEVYPGQAVYIPPGAVQYIENSGDSDLIFLAIADPEWSEADEEISENA from the coding sequence GTGTTAATAAAGGACATTAAGGATCAGAAATACTTCCGTTCCGCAGACGGATGTATATTGTGCGAGCTTTTACACCGGAAAAATGAGGACTTTGATCTGAAAGCAGGATACAGTATCGCACATGCAGTTGTGCCTGCATATGAAAAAACAGTTCCGCACAGGCTTAAGGAGTCAAGCGAGGTCTATTACATTCTTTCAGGGAAGGGAATTATGCATATTGACGGGGAGGAGGCTGAGGTATATCCCGGACAGGCAGTCTATATCCCGCCGGGAGCTGTTCAGTATATTGAAAATTCCGGAGATTCTGATCTGATTTTCCTTGCAATTGCCGATCCGGAATGGAGTGAGGCCGATGAAGAGATCTCTGAAAATGCATAG
- a CDS encoding lysylphosphatidylglycerol synthase transmembrane domain-containing protein: protein MKKIKYLLTIIGIILFLYILLNVNVPYLLKILSNIDTYFLTIALIIYFVCLFFKILKWKWITNIIAPQFSFFSASVSYLTGFAFSTVTPAKMGDILRIFYVKQEGVEYGDALSALVMDRIIDILMLFIIGITALISFSQFYGIQIIPIEVVASVLLIIILFVLMISSRKSLRLLLIPVYNLLIPEKWKNCALEQFSHYFNGINRLISSPGKMSKAIGSGLVSWILPFFYSYFLALSIGVELPFIFFVVVIPIIAVIELLPLSVSGIGTRDLALIFFFGLYNIPAEAAVAFSILYLFICFWMLGIIGVVVWLRYPADIDY from the coding sequence ATGAAAAAAATAAAATATCTGCTCACAATTATCGGCATAATCTTATTTTTGTATATACTGCTGAATGTGAATGTACCATACCTTTTAAAGATATTATCTAATATTGATACTTATTTCCTGACAATTGCATTAATTATATATTTTGTCTGTCTTTTTTTTAAGATATTAAAATGGAAGTGGATAACAAATATAATCGCTCCTCAATTTTCATTTTTTTCTGCTTCTGTCTCTTATCTGACGGGATTTGCCTTCTCTACAGTTACTCCTGCTAAAATGGGTGATATATTAAGAATATTTTATGTTAAACAAGAAGGAGTCGAGTATGGAGATGCTCTTTCAGCACTTGTTATGGATAGAATAATTGACATTCTGATGCTTTTTATTATTGGAATTACAGCCTTAATTTCATTTTCTCAGTTTTATGGAATACAAATTATTCCTATTGAGGTAGTTGCATCTGTTTTACTTATAATAATACTCTTTGTCCTGATGATCTCAAGTAGGAAGTCTTTAAGATTACTATTAATTCCTGTATATAACTTATTAATTCCGGAAAAATGGAAGAATTGTGCTCTTGAGCAATTTAGTCATTATTTTAATGGTATTAACCGGCTCATCTCCTCCCCTGGTAAAATGTCAAAAGCAATAGGTTCAGGGCTTGTTTCGTGGATTTTGCCGTTTTTTTACTCATATTTTCTGGCTTTATCAATAGGTGTGGAACTCCCTTTTATCTTTTTTGTAGTTGTTATACCGATTATAGCAGTAATTGAACTTCTGCCGCTTAGTGTTTCAGGAATCGGAACAAGAGATCTGGCCTTAATATTCTTCTTTGGATTGTATAATATTCCGGCAGAGGCAGCAGTTGCATTTTCTATATTATATCTTTTCATATGCTTCTGGATGCTTGGAATTATTGGTGTGGTTGTCTGGTTGAGATATCCTGCTGATATTGATTACTAA